In Parasegetibacter sp. NRK P23, the genomic stretch AAAGGATAAAGTTTGATTTTGATAATTAATTGAGCATTCCAGTAATGACCGCAGCGGGACTTAACAGTTCTTCTCATGATTAACAGAAGTCAGGTAGAATTTACAAACCTTCAATGAACGAATGGAACTAAAAATTGCCTTAGAATGGGATGAAACGATAGGCGTATTGGCAAGTGACATGTATCCGATACGGGAGGGGCTTGAACTTTTATTGCAATCGAAGCCGTACGGAGAAGGTGTATCCGTTATCTGATTGTTCTGATCGCGCGAGAAAGGAAGCTAAAATTGCGAAAACGTTTTGTTAAGAAGGCAAGCCGTCTCGAGTTTGATGTAATTCTTGACTTTCAGGGTATTTATAATTTAGGTAGCAAAGAGGCAAAAATCCTTGCCATAAAGCAGGGGCTTGCTCAGGGGATAGAAAGTGTAGTATCAAGGTATAAGAAATTGGACTTTAAAGGCAATGATCTGATTAAGGATACCACTGCCTTCCTACTTGCCTTGGAAGGGTAAATACGGGAAAGAGCATGCGAGTGTAGATTTTTTCTAAATTTAACTACTTAACCTTAATCCGGCTTCCAGTGCAAATATGCTTACTTATTTTGTTCATATTTTGTCTTAATGCAAGAGCAGATGGCCAAAACCTGTTGGCGAACCCAGGTTTTGAGGACATCAATATTTGCACGGAGTTTAACGCACCATGCTCAAGAGCGGGCTGGTTTATGGTTTTAAAAGGTTTCCGTGGGAAACTGCCTGTTAAATCCGGCGAACGTGCATTGCCTTTTACCTTTGAAAACTATTATGCCCCCTTCAAAAGGGCATTCCCATACTCTAAGATTTTATGCCCGTTATTGCCGGGCAAGGATTATAAATTGCAGGTCTGGTTGTACACCGGCAAAAAAGCGTTTTCACACCTGGATGTGTTGTTCACCCTTAGCGACCCCTCAAGGTTGAACGTCCGGTTTGGTAAATTTGAATATACTTTACGGTTTAGTTTGGGTGACATCGTGGAACGGAGGAAGGACGGATGGATTTTGCTGAGTAAAAATTATATCCCTAAGGAGAAGTATAGGTATATAGTGATTGGAAACTTATCCAACGATGCGGAAGCGCCAAGAAACAGGAAGGAGAAAAATTTGAATGGCGGTGAATTGGACTTTTGGATTGACGATATCAGCCTTACTGCAACAGACAGCACCTGGTCTCCATGCCTGGAATACAAACAAACCCTCTCCCAGCTATATGATGAAAAGAGACGGCACACTAGCTTTGCGTCTCTTGATGAAGAAAGAAATAAGACACCCACCCCTCTTTGGTCTGAAAAAAACAGCTTAAGGCCGGTTGATCCTGTAAAGCAAGATACCCTTATCATACCAGGCGTGGTCTTCGGCGTGAACGATAGTAAAATTGATGCTGCCGGAAAAGCTGTCCTGGCTGAATTTGCGGAAAGAATCAGGCTCCTGAATGTAAAAAGTATTCGTATTAGCGGACACACTGATGATACCGGCACCGATACTTTAAACAAGGTGCTTTCTTTGAAGCGGGCCGAATCGGTTGCCGCTTATCTCATTTCCAAACTGCCACAGTTAACGGAGCATGTTGTTACCAATGGCTATGGCAATAAATTACCGGCAGCATTGAATGACACTCCGGAAAACAGAGCAAAAAACAGAAGGGTTGAAATAGTGGTCAGTTATGTGGAGTTGAGAGGGCTTCGGAGGAATGAATAAAAAAACGGTAATCAGGAACGCAAGCAAAGGCATCACGGTATGGACGGGTGTCGTCGTGGGGGTAAATATCATTTATGTACCCTACCTGATTTTTACGACTTCTGGAGGGGAGCAGCGGCCGCTGAATTTTATCGTATGGTCAATGATATGGTGCGTTGCCGGGGCAGTGGTTATTGCGGGGGGATGTTTTCTTTGGGAACTGGTCAAAAGAAAATAAGAGAGATTAGTCTGAATGATGGGCGTTTAGCAGTGGAGCGGCTTCCTACTGTTAACAACATAGAATATATTCAATCAATGGAAATAAATTTTAAAGAACCTGGCCTTTTCCTCTTCCTTATCGTGCTCAGTTGCTGTTGTTATGCCCAACCCGTTCGTGTGGTTTCGGCGAAGAAAGACACGGCTGAAAAGAAGCAAGAGGCGTTCCAGTTGTTGCAGGACGTATGGCGATTCAGGGAGAAAATGAAAATAAAGGAACTGGAGCTGAGAACGGTGAGAGGCCTTGACACCATTGACAGCCTTCAATATGGAAAGGACTCTCTGATCGTTAATTTTTACAACCCTGAAAGGGTGTTATTGAAGAAGATTGTTCAGAAGTTTTATGTGCCGAAAAGAATACACGACGATTCCACTGTATATTTTTATAATGAAAGAGGGCTATTGGAGTACAGTGAGATGTGGGAAATCTACCCAAAGCCTACAACCGCAGGTCAGCGAGAATTTCCATATGAACGAATAAAATCAACATGCAGAAGATACGAGTATGACGCTCAAGGGAGAGTAGTGCGCTACCTCGGAAGTTTTCCCACGCCAAAAATGATGGAGTTCGTCTATACATACGATTCATCCGGAAAGCGCTTCACTACGGCGAGAAATATTCACCCGATAGAATATTGGGAAGAAAGAAAACATTAGGCCCGGTTATCAGATATGTGATGGATGGCGGGAATGTCGGGAAAAGGGGCGGAAAGCGATATGCGAAGACCTATAAAGAATATGCGGAAAGCAAATTTTATCTTGTGGGCACTCTCGTCCCACGCCGGGATCGTACGGTATAGACAGGAACAAGGATGATAAGCCTTTTTTTGACGTGTTCAGGAATATGGGGGAGTGAGGAAGAAAGGTCGGTGACGTTCAACGTGAGGTGACCAGGGGTGCATTATGCGCATTATACACTATGGGAACACAAGAAAACAATTCAGATATTTAAGCCATCAACCCAAATGAATAGCGACAAAAAGAACAAATTAGAGCAGGCCCAAGACAGGTTAGGTCTGCAATTTCCGGCGGAACTTTTTGAGTTCATTGCTAAACTGGATAATGAGAAGGTGTTGTTCGGCAAAGAGGAATGGTTGTTTTGGTCTGTTAAGGACAAGCAAAGTGATGAAGATGATAATTATATTGTCAGAGCCTCGTTGCATTTCAAAAGCGAATGGGGGTTGGATGGACTTGTATTCGCCACGAACGGCATCGGTGACTACCTGCTTGTTATGCCGGAGGAGTTGAATGATGTAATCCTGGTAATGCTTCATGAAACGGCTGAACTGAAACTGTTTAGCAAGAACATTCACGATGCTGTTCAAAATGGACCGGCAGGATATTCTTTAACTGATAATTATTTTTTTAAAATTGACGAGCATGATGTCGTGGTCCGATCTGATAATTTCGATGAAGTAATTGCTGGTGAGGACGCAGATAATTTTTGGGAGCATTATGAATTGCGATCTAAACTGGATGATTTAATAGACGACGAAAAAACGGAGCAAACATCCGACATCCTTTCCGGGCTGGAACAGCTTATTGAGCACGCCGATGAAAGGAACAAGGAGTGGGCCTTAAATAAATTAAGTGACATTTATTTTAAAGGTTTTGGCCCGATACCCCCAAATATTGAACGTGCGCTGGAGTACAATCAACAGGCAATTGATATCGGTAGTTTCAAAGCACTTTCGAATCGGGCGGCCTGCTATTTCTTTGGAATAGGTATAGACAAAGATATTCATAAAGCCTTTGCGCTTGCGACTGAAGCAAATGAATTGTCGAAGGCAAATAACTTCGCTGATATTTTAGCAAGTAAGCCGGGCGGGGGCATGTACGATGATCTGGTGGAAATGATCGAAAAAGAAATCAGAAGGTTGAAGAATGGGGGGTAAAGCCTCTTCGACGATAGTATCATATGAGATTATTAACTGTGAGCTTACTGGTTGTATTGCTGTGTTCTGGTTGCCAGGATCAGAATGGAATACCTGGGCACAATGCTGAAAAAGCTGCCGCTGAAAAAAAGAAGCTGCCTGCGAAATACAGCGGGAAGACTCCTGCGAACCCTTCGGGCGTGATATTGGGATCGCCCCCCTTAAACGAATTCATTCCCGAAGGTTACGTGTTGCTGGATACTGCGACCGGCGACCTGAATAGAGACCCCTATGGCGATATGGTCATGATTGTAAAAAAGAGCAATGAAAAAGAGACTTCTGACGTTGTGGATCATCCGGAAAAGAGGCCACTCTTGCTTTATTTAGGGCAACAGGATGGAACCTATAAACTGGCAGCGAGAAACGACAACGTTGTTCTGTGCATTGATTGCGGTGGAATGATGGGAGACCCATATACCGGTATCGCTATCACGAAAGGATATTTTTCAATTGAACACTACGGGGGCAGTGCCTGGCGATGGACAAGAATCGTGACATTTAAATATTCTACCGCTGACCTCGATTGGTTGCTGCATAAAGACGGCGGGGAAAGTTTTCATGCGGTCGAACCTGAGAAAATCTATCCGGATATAAAGACGGAGAAAGATTTTGGGAAGGTCGTTTTTGGGCGTTTTGATATATATGCCGATGAGTAAGTCCACATTAAGCCGAAGTACCTTTCTGTCCTGGGAAACTGAAAATGGGCAGAAAATTCGGTAATTTTATCTCAGTAAAATGCCTCCCGCACAGGACATTTTACCAGCTCTTTTCCATTTCGCAACCTAAATAAGCAGACAGGTAAATAAAGCCGCTTTTTGAAATGTTAGGCAAATTGTTAGGCAAATTTGCAAAAAGGCACAAAAAAAGGGATTATACCATGTATAACCCCTTGATTTTCAGCTCCCCCTGCTGGACTTGAACCAGCGACCCTCTGATTAACAGTCAGATGCTCTAACCAACTGAGCTAAGGAGGAATTTGTTTTCCCGGTTCATTACTGATTCGGGAGTGCAAAAATAGGGATTTTCACATACCAACAAAAACAAAGCGCCATTTTCTTTATTTTTTTTCTAAATTATTCAAATCCACTGCATTAACCTGTAATAACCATACGCTATCCAACCGGGAGGCCCGCGAAGCGGGATTTAAAAACCGGCCATTCAATCTTGTGACCGGGAAACTGGAAAATACCGCGTCAACCGTATAGGGAAGCGCCATGCTGTCCAGTTTCGCGAGACCAGCCCTGCTGGTGTACAATAGCGGTAGTTCTATTTCAGCAGAACGCAACACCGGCGCATCGCTATAAAATTCAAACCCATAGGAATTGATTTCCCAAAACTGCACCTGGCGGCCAGGGTGTTTTTTATTTTTCCATTCCGCAGCCACCGAACCACCCTGGTATTCCAGCAAAGCAGGGTAAAAAAACAGGTTCAGGAACAACGCTACCGCCACACTTCCCGCCAAACCCGTACGAAGGGCCGAAGACAAATCCCGTGTTTTTATCACCCACCACACCCATAGAAAACCACCGGTTAACAGCAGATAAATCCACCAATATGGCGGACGGAACAAAACGATGACCACAGCAGGTAATATCATCATCAGCAAAGACACCACCCGCTGTGTGAAGAATACGTTCTTTACTGCTGAAGCGGACTTCAGTTGAAGCAACCAGGCTGCCAGTAACACGCTGAAGTAAGGGAACAGTATGTTGAGGTAATGCGGAAGCTGGAACCTGGAAAGCGAAAACACCAGCAAAGTAAGAAGCCCAGCACCAAAACTGATCCATTCCGCAGCCGCCTTTCTTTCGCCACTGAACAGCATCCTGAACTTTGCTACAATGCCCGCATACAACAAAATACTCCACGACAGAAACGCCCAAAGCAGTGTGTGCAGGAAAAAGAAAGGATCGCCCTTGCCTTTTATCGGACCCGTATTGAAAAATCTTCCGAACTGGCTATCCCACAGAAAAAAACGGATACCCGACACGTTTTTCTGACCGAACACCTGCAACTCAGGACGCGCATCAAACTGCAGGTACAAACACCAGAGCTCCGGTATTGTAAACACGGCTGTGAGCAACAGGTAAACATACCATTTCCAATTCAGGAATTGCTTCCATTCGCCTTTTACCATCCAATGGATTAACATGCCTCCACCGATGGGAATCAATACGAACGGGCCTTTCGTCATAACAGCGGCCGCGGTGAACAAAGCAGCCGGGAATAGTTGCGCCGCCGCCCGCTCCGCCTTCACCAGGTGGAAGGAAGAAGCGATCAGGAAAAAAGTCAGGTAAGGCTCCGCACGCACATCGTTGATGCTGATAATGCCATGCAATGCTGAAAGAAAAATAAGCACGGCAACCCGGCCCGTGTTAACACCGTAAAAATGTCGTGTAAGCGCTCCGGTATACCAGGCGGCGCCCAGCCAGCACAGGAAGGCGGGAAGTTTATAGGAAAATGTGCCAATGCCCAGCAGTTTAAAACTTGCCGCCGTGATCCAGAAAGGAAGATGCGGTTTATCGAGCCAGTCGGCACCGTTCGCGTAGAGGTTCACCCAATCGTTCCGCCACACGATCTGTTTCGCGATGCCCGCATACAGCGCCGCATCCTGCTCCATCAACGTGGTAAACAACCCCGGGACAAGCGACAAAACTAAAATGGATAACCAGTAATAATACCATTTCCTGGTAATTACCGGAAGTACAGTTGTTTGCATAAGAAGGTCAATTTAGGGCAGCGGGTCAAATGTAGTGCGTTTCCCCGGTAGAATTTTCTTTCCCATCATGCGGGCGAACAGCAAGGATACAAGGTAACCGGTTATGGTCCCGAACACCGCCCCGCCCAAAATATCCAACGGATAATGTTTCCCCACATAAATCTGCGCGTATCCGATCAGCAGCGCCCAAACCCAGACCCAGTACCAGCGGCGCGCGCCCATGGCACGCACGCTGAAGAACCAGAAAGCCGCCATACCGAAATGGTTGGAGGCATGCGAGGATGGAAAAGAATACCGCCCGCCACAGCCAATGATGTTCCGCAAATAGTCGGCAAACGCCTCGTTGTAACAGGGCCTTTCCCTACCAATCAAGGGTTTCAGCACGCTGGCGCTCACGAAATCCGTGATGGCGAAGGTGATCAAAGTGCCCAGCAGGAACAACACAGCATTGCTGCGCCGGTACCGGATGATCCAGTACAAAACAAAAGTGTAAAGCGGCACCCAGGTAATGGCGTTCCGGCTCGCAAGCATCAGCGGATCGAGCCAGGATGCGGCTCCGTTGGCATGGATAGCAATGAATAATTTTTCATCCAGCGCTATGAGTTGTTCGAACAAATTCATCCGGTGAATTTCTAAAGTGTTTGTTCTCTTTCAGTTAAGAGTCATAAAGGTATCGCTTACTTCCGGTTGAGCATTTTTTTTGAAATGAAATATTGATGGGCCGGGTGTTAAACACAAAAATCCCTTACTTTAGCCGGGACCGGGAAACAGGATGCATATTGTTCCTTGCGCTTGTTGGCCCGCCACAAAATCCGGATTCCGACATGAAGAAATTGTACCTGCTGACGGCGTTCATCGTAGGAGCCACCATCGCTTCCATCCTTTTCAATCAACTGCTCATCGCGGGCGTACTTACTGTATCGCTGGCCGTGTTCACATTTTTACAGGTATTCAAAAGAGCCCGTTCCGAAGCGGATACCCGGTATTTTAAAAGCAAATACGACCAACTGGCCACCAATGCCACCATCGGTATTTGCATCGCCGCTCCAGATGGGAAAATGAGTTTCGTGAGCAACCAGGTCCTCGCCATTACAGGGAATATGGACCTGGAAAACAAGTCCGTTTCGTTTGAATCCCTTTTCCCGGCATACTTTCAACCTGTGATCAGACACCATTTCGCGGAACAGTTGGAGCACGATGTTCATGAAATACGTTTCAGGATTGCACTCCACGAAGAGAAACATGTGGAAATCACCAGTTACCTGCTTTACAACAAGCATACGGTTTCCGGATTGCATATTATCGTGAAGAATATTACGGACAGGGTAAAACTAGAGCAGGAACTGGAACTGCTGAAAGCAGCCGGAGAACAAACACAATTCCAGGTGCAGCACCTGATAGATGCCATTCCGCTGATGATTTATATCAAAGACCTGAATGGTAAGTATGTGACCGTGAACCGGACTTTTCTTCACTACATCAACCGTCGTCCGGAAGAAGTGATCGGGAAAACGATTTTTGAAGTGTATGGCCACGACGAGTCCTTCCTCAAAACCTACGCAGAGGCCGACGCTAAAGTGATTCAATCGCTGGAGCCGCTGGAGATGGAAAATGTATTTAATGGTCCATGGGGAAAAACTCATGTGTTCACCGTGAAGTTTCCTTTTTTCGATCAGCAGGGGCGTCTCACAGGGGTGGCCGCTATCACTAAAGACAATACGGATGCCGTGAATTACAGGGAAATGCTGGAAACAAGTTCGGCAAGGGCCAGGGCAAGGGAACTCCAGTTGCAAACGCTTGCCCACCACATTAAACACGATGTAAGAACGCCTTTGCAGGGTGCGGCCAGTATTACGGCGCAACTGCTGCAAACACCGCTTTCTGCGGAACAACAGACTTTCCTGCAACAACTCGATCAAACAATCCGCCATGCTTCAGGAACGGCGGATGAAATGATCCAGTTCTCCAATGAGCTGCCGGAAAATACCCTGGAAGAAAAACACCCGCTTTGCATCCGGAAAATCACCGAGGAACTGGCCGGGCGTTTCAACATACTTACATTGGGAAGACCACTGAACATGCACAACGTGATTCACCCATCGGTGCCCAAAAGCGTTGCGGGCCACCAACAGCAAACCACCCAGGCGCTACAGATCCTGCTGGCGCAGGCTTTCAGGCTTACAAAAGAGGGCTATATCCAGTTGGAAACGCAATTGGATGAACTGGGGCGTAACAATAAAGTAAGACTGCGTTTCACGATTTCGTACACAG encodes the following:
- a CDS encoding OmpA family protein: MFIFCLNARADGQNLLANPGFEDINICTEFNAPCSRAGWFMVLKGFRGKLPVKSGERALPFTFENYYAPFKRAFPYSKILCPLLPGKDYKLQVWLYTGKKAFSHLDVLFTLSDPSRLNVRFGKFEYTLRFSLGDIVERRKDGWILLSKNYIPKEKYRYIVIGNLSNDAEAPRNRKEKNLNGGELDFWIDDISLTATDSTWSPCLEYKQTLSQLYDEKRRHTSFASLDEERNKTPTPLWSEKNSLRPVDPVKQDTLIIPGVVFGVNDSKIDAAGKAVLAEFAERIRLLNVKSIRISGHTDDTGTDTLNKVLSLKRAESVAAYLISKLPQLTEHVVTNGYGNKLPAALNDTPENRAKNRRVEIVVSYVELRGLRRNE
- a CDS encoding SMI1/KNR4 family protein, giving the protein MNSDKKNKLEQAQDRLGLQFPAELFEFIAKLDNEKVLFGKEEWLFWSVKDKQSDEDDNYIVRASLHFKSEWGLDGLVFATNGIGDYLLVMPEELNDVILVMLHETAELKLFSKNIHDAVQNGPAGYSLTDNYFFKIDEHDVVVRSDNFDEVIAGEDADNFWEHYELRSKLDDLIDDEKTEQTSDILSGLEQLIEHADERNKEWALNKLSDIYFKGFGPIPPNIERALEYNQQAIDIGSFKALSNRAACYFFGIGIDKDIHKAFALATEANELSKANNFADILASKPGGGMYDDLVEMIEKEIRRLKNGG
- a CDS encoding glycosyltransferase family 39 protein; the encoded protein is MQTTVLPVITRKWYYYWLSILVLSLVPGLFTTLMEQDAALYAGIAKQIVWRNDWVNLYANGADWLDKPHLPFWITAASFKLLGIGTFSYKLPAFLCWLGAAWYTGALTRHFYGVNTGRVAVLIFLSALHGIISINDVRAEPYLTFFLIASSFHLVKAERAAAQLFPAALFTAAAVMTKGPFVLIPIGGGMLIHWMVKGEWKQFLNWKWYVYLLLTAVFTIPELWCLYLQFDARPELQVFGQKNVSGIRFFLWDSQFGRFFNTGPIKGKGDPFFFLHTLLWAFLSWSILLYAGIVAKFRMLFSGERKAAAEWISFGAGLLTLLVFSLSRFQLPHYLNILFPYFSVLLAAWLLQLKSASAVKNVFFTQRVVSLLMMILPAVVIVLFRPPYWWIYLLLTGGFLWVWWVIKTRDLSSALRTGLAGSVAVALFLNLFFYPALLEYQGGSVAAEWKNKKHPGRQVQFWEINSYGFEFYSDAPVLRSAEIELPLLYTSRAGLAKLDSMALPYTVDAVFSSFPVTRLNGRFLNPASRASRLDSVWLLQVNAVDLNNLEKK
- a CDS encoding phosphatase PAP2 family protein, which codes for MNLFEQLIALDEKLFIAIHANGAASWLDPLMLASRNAITWVPLYTFVLYWIIRYRRSNAVLFLLGTLITFAITDFVSASVLKPLIGRERPCYNEAFADYLRNIIGCGGRYSFPSSHASNHFGMAAFWFFSVRAMGARRWYWVWVWALLIGYAQIYVGKHYPLDILGGAVFGTITGYLVSLLFARMMGKKILPGKRTTFDPLP
- a CDS encoding PAS domain S-box protein codes for the protein MKKLYLLTAFIVGATIASILFNQLLIAGVLTVSLAVFTFLQVFKRARSEADTRYFKSKYDQLATNATIGICIAAPDGKMSFVSNQVLAITGNMDLENKSVSFESLFPAYFQPVIRHHFAEQLEHDVHEIRFRIALHEEKHVEITSYLLYNKHTVSGLHIIVKNITDRVKLEQELELLKAAGEQTQFQVQHLIDAIPLMIYIKDLNGKYVTVNRTFLHYINRRPEEVIGKTIFEVYGHDESFLKTYAEADAKVIQSLEPLEMENVFNGPWGKTHVFTVKFPFFDQQGRLTGVAAITKDNTDAVNYREMLETSSARARARELQLQTLAHHIKHDVRTPLQGAASITAQLLQTPLSAEQQTFLQQLDQTIRHASGTADEMIQFSNELPENTLEEKHPLCIRKITEELAGRFNILTLGRPLNMHNVIHPSVPKSVAGHQQQTTQALQILLAQAFRLTKEGYIQLETQLDELGRNNKVRLRFTISYTGTHESGTVVEASLGWALAQKIATSVEGTLRLGNAEHPVPYFELLLPFELLEQ